Proteins from one Fibrobacterota bacterium genomic window:
- a CDS encoding ankyrin repeat domain-containing protein: MGKAGIAFAVGLTWMGCATSRTKDRLSQDLIEASRRGDATVVDQLIRAGADVNAVDAEGWTPYLAAAVEGNWKVMKMLQAKGCKTDPGF, translated from the coding sequence ATGGGTAAGGCAGGGATCGCGTTCGCAGTCGGCTTGACTTGGATGGGATGCGCGACGTCCAGGACCAAGGACCGTCTCAGCCAGGATTTGATCGAAGCCTCGCGCCGAGGGGACGCAACGGTGGTGGACCAACTCATCCGGGCGGGCGCCGATGTCAACGCGGTGGATGCGGAGGGGTGGACGCCTTATCTGGCGGCCGCGGTCGAGGGAAATTGGAAGGTCATGAAAATGCTGCAAGCGAAAGGCTGTAAAACCGATCCGGGATTCTGA
- a CDS encoding helix-turn-helix transcriptional regulator: MHEKTMAERLKELRLKAGLDPEGIADQIGISPAWYEDLESEPGELEDGLDLAQLRKLAVLLHVGMGFLLTGAILPDEVPPLSFLEVARRVRARLEHAPDVDALEAKIGWELGAFLKRPSEEGWGQRVTFFRDLGIELELDWRGVLKYCESFLEE; this comes from the coding sequence ATGCACGAGAAGACGATGGCCGAAAGGCTGAAAGAGCTGCGGCTGAAGGCGGGATTGGATCCCGAAGGCATCGCCGATCAGATCGGCATTTCGCCGGCGTGGTACGAGGACCTGGAAAGCGAGCCCGGCGAACTCGAGGACGGACTCGATCTGGCCCAGCTCCGCAAGTTGGCCGTGCTCCTTCACGTGGGGATGGGTTTTCTGCTCACCGGGGCGATCCTGCCCGACGAGGTTCCCCCTTTATCCTTCCTGGAAGTGGCCCGCCGCGTGCGGGCCCGCCTGGAGCATGCGCCGGACGTGGATGCGCTGGAAGCGAAGATCGGTTGGGAGTTGGGCGCCTTCCTTAAACGCCCGAGCGAAGAGGGCTGGGGGCAACGCGTCACGTTCTTCCGGGATCTGGGGATTGAACTGGAACTCGATTGGCGCGGCGTCCTGAAGTATTGCGAATCGTTTCTGGAGGAGTAA
- the hrpA gene encoding ATP-dependent RNA helicase HrpA: MPYTFAYPELPILARKDDILKALRENQTLVVQGGTGSGKTTQLPKFLLEAGLGESDLDAVPDSTATVALPPWPTSGLIGVTQPRRIAALTIADRLRQETGRPELIGAKIRFHEDVPEGCRVKVMTDGILLQEFRRDPLLRRYAGIVLDEAHERSLNVDILLGIFKQLLPRRPEFRLIVTSATLDADRFAAYLGAPLGGGLPDAPPYGARSGGAPSPGAPSAGSSKAAPEPKAPVIEVEGRQFPVHLEYWDISGKEAAEEGDEGAEGVPARAFPPVEAAAIAIRELQGRKRDNLLAFLPTEKEINELQRELEKDLGRDFLILPLYSRLAPGDQKRVFEESDRPKIILATNIAETSLTIPGIGYVVDTGLARVARYHAQTKIQGLPIERVSQASARQRAGRAGRVKPGTCVRLYSEADFNERPTFTEPEVLRSNLANVALQLLALGLDVGSFPFPDPPAPAILKGAFRQLHELGAVDGPGLDARLTPEGRRMSKLPVDVALGKILLKAADYNVLELAVVVAAGITVQDPRFLPREEPDRGKAAGLHKRFEDPRSDFLGVLALWIWIHRNWGERWTQRKLRVLCAESFLSYNRVREWMDLADQFSRLLKIELDPAKLKLEEAATDGLHKAILAGFLAFLGRRKPEDTAYRLAGDKEAHIHPGSALAKRRPEWIVAGEVRQTSRTFIYRAAEIKPAWVEEVAPEMCKKAYGNVAWNPERGFVEAVERITFKGFALRQDRRVNYEAVAPEECAEIFWREGVIRGGAGAPLPFREANQRVLASLAALETKARMRGLVPDEDALAHWYRSRAPEVASRIGLERFLKAAPERILEFGHRDWAGGLEGGEWNAWDEAAGGDGAEKTARPDHVLHRLYPDRLTHAGHTYRLSYRFDYGDPQDGIALETDAAGLAALTIPALLRGLRGWRKWIWDYALERLGAKAAEAARPRAAHLAAAWDRLAADWSQAPGEASPAAFLARALAAEDAIGAPSFPVTWPSYLQIHVFVTSPTGRRFLLHVDPSWGEADLFLAARKLLFGAAEKPWAEWLPGHLADWGGVAPPLPWRGFAFGPDPLGAASSRGTGGAQGSGGGSLGKASSGGSAGKSPPACGWFASIAEAAFQHRLAAEIIPAGSSALPGFFAKRLQALLDAWSVPPEARAATATAREFLAGRILSRYWQEAFGADALARAEKDLPPPRPPVLAKAGSQVKSLAALGQAVHKGGGSNGWAGAALVLGAGFVSRECFTAWFRVFTQPSAEAKQAVADLLARASALPDWDALLVSPFAAARFAEAWASALPGADPISARDRPPASAGAVALAEAEAARDRAEAVRKGAKALRDRICARLAGLGQSVAGLPKEPRAALDALDQNLPWPRKLEAQMELEAMLLRQNAKAGPAKAAAGGTGASGPEAAAQGLARPDQILKNLSGRFKKL; encoded by the coding sequence GTGCCTTATACTTTCGCCTATCCCGAGCTCCCCATCCTGGCCCGCAAGGACGATATCCTCAAGGCCCTGCGGGAAAACCAGACGCTTGTCGTGCAAGGCGGAACGGGGTCGGGAAAGACCACGCAATTGCCCAAGTTCCTCTTGGAAGCCGGCTTGGGGGAATCGGACCTCGATGCCGTCCCGGACTCCACCGCGACCGTAGCCCTGCCTCCCTGGCCGACCTCGGGCCTGATCGGGGTGACCCAGCCGCGACGCATCGCGGCATTGACCATCGCCGATCGCTTGCGCCAGGAGACGGGCCGGCCGGAACTGATCGGCGCCAAGATCCGTTTCCATGAGGACGTGCCCGAGGGTTGCCGCGTCAAGGTCATGACCGACGGCATCCTGCTCCAGGAGTTCCGTCGCGATCCGCTGCTACGGCGCTACGCCGGCATCGTGCTGGACGAGGCCCACGAGCGCTCGCTGAACGTGGACATCCTGCTGGGGATCTTCAAGCAACTGCTGCCGCGTCGCCCGGAATTCCGCCTCATCGTAACCTCCGCGACCCTGGACGCCGATCGCTTCGCGGCCTATCTGGGCGCGCCGCTTGGCGGAGGGCTTCCGGACGCCCCGCCTTATGGCGCAAGGTCCGGAGGCGCGCCGTCGCCAGGCGCGCCATCTGCGGGCTCATCAAAGGCGGCGCCGGAGCCTAAAGCGCCCGTCATCGAGGTGGAGGGCCGCCAGTTTCCCGTGCACCTGGAATATTGGGATATCTCCGGCAAAGAGGCGGCGGAAGAGGGGGATGAGGGCGCGGAAGGCGTTCCGGCGCGGGCCTTTCCGCCTGTGGAAGCGGCTGCCATCGCCATCCGAGAACTGCAAGGCCGCAAGCGCGACAACCTGCTCGCCTTCCTGCCCACCGAAAAGGAAATCAACGAGCTGCAACGCGAATTGGAAAAGGACCTGGGCCGGGATTTCCTCATCCTGCCGCTCTATAGCCGGCTGGCGCCCGGGGATCAGAAACGCGTTTTCGAGGAAAGCGATCGGCCCAAGATCATCCTGGCCACCAACATCGCCGAGACTTCCTTGACCATCCCCGGCATCGGTTACGTGGTGGACACGGGGCTGGCGCGCGTCGCGCGTTACCATGCGCAGACCAAGATCCAGGGCCTGCCTATCGAACGGGTGTCGCAGGCCAGCGCCCGCCAACGCGCGGGCAGAGCCGGGCGCGTGAAGCCGGGCACCTGCGTGCGCCTCTACTCCGAGGCCGATTTCAACGAGCGCCCGACCTTCACCGAACCCGAAGTCTTGCGCAGCAACCTGGCCAACGTGGCCTTGCAGTTATTGGCCCTGGGGCTCGACGTGGGATCTTTCCCCTTCCCCGATCCGCCCGCGCCGGCGATCCTGAAAGGCGCCTTCCGGCAATTGCATGAGTTGGGGGCCGTGGACGGGCCCGGGCTCGACGCGCGCCTCACTCCCGAAGGCCGGCGCATGAGCAAATTGCCGGTGGACGTGGCCCTGGGGAAAATCCTGCTCAAGGCGGCCGATTATAACGTGCTCGAGTTGGCCGTGGTCGTCGCGGCGGGCATCACGGTGCAGGACCCGCGCTTCCTTCCGCGCGAGGAACCGGATCGCGGGAAGGCGGCCGGCTTGCATAAGCGCTTCGAGGATCCGCGCTCCGATTTCCTGGGCGTGTTGGCCTTGTGGATTTGGATCCATCGCAATTGGGGCGAGCGTTGGACCCAACGCAAGCTACGCGTCCTGTGCGCCGAGAGTTTCCTTTCCTACAACCGCGTGCGCGAATGGATGGACTTGGCGGATCAATTCTCGCGTCTCCTGAAAATCGAACTCGATCCCGCCAAGCTGAAGCTGGAGGAAGCGGCGACCGATGGCTTGCATAAGGCCATCCTGGCGGGTTTCCTGGCTTTCCTGGGCCGGCGCAAACCGGAAGATACCGCCTACCGCCTGGCCGGGGACAAGGAGGCGCATATCCATCCCGGATCGGCGCTGGCCAAGCGGCGGCCCGAATGGATCGTGGCCGGCGAGGTGCGCCAGACTTCGCGAACCTTCATCTATCGCGCCGCCGAGATCAAGCCGGCCTGGGTGGAGGAAGTCGCCCCGGAGATGTGCAAGAAAGCTTACGGTAACGTGGCCTGGAATCCCGAGCGCGGCTTCGTGGAAGCCGTCGAACGCATCACCTTCAAAGGCTTCGCCCTCCGCCAGGATCGCCGCGTAAATTACGAGGCGGTGGCCCCGGAGGAATGCGCGGAGATTTTCTGGCGCGAAGGCGTGATCCGCGGCGGCGCCGGCGCGCCCTTACCCTTCCGCGAAGCCAACCAACGGGTGCTTGCCTCCCTGGCGGCCTTGGAAACCAAGGCCCGTATGCGCGGCCTGGTTCCTGACGAGGATGCCTTGGCACATTGGTACCGGTCGCGCGCGCCCGAAGTGGCTTCGCGCATCGGATTGGAACGCTTCCTGAAAGCGGCGCCCGAACGGATCCTGGAATTCGGCCATCGCGACTGGGCGGGGGGCTTGGAGGGCGGGGAATGGAATGCGTGGGACGAAGCTGCGGGCGGCGATGGCGCGGAAAAAACCGCCCGACCCGACCATGTCCTCCATCGCCTGTACCCCGATCGGCTTACCCATGCCGGTCATACGTATCGTCTAAGTTACCGGTTCGACTACGGCGATCCCCAGGATGGGATCGCCTTGGAGACCGATGCCGCCGGGCTGGCCGCGCTCACGATTCCCGCGCTGTTGCGGGGACTCCGCGGCTGGCGCAAATGGATTTGGGACTATGCCCTGGAACGCTTGGGCGCGAAGGCCGCCGAAGCCGCCCGCCCCCGCGCCGCCCACCTGGCGGCCGCCTGGGATCGTTTGGCGGCGGACTGGAGCCAAGCCCCCGGCGAAGCCTCTCCGGCCGCTTTCTTGGCCCGGGCCCTGGCAGCCGAGGACGCCATCGGCGCGCCGTCCTTTCCCGTTACCTGGCCATCCTACCTGCAGATCCACGTGTTCGTTACGAGCCCGACGGGCCGGCGTTTCCTGCTGCACGTCGATCCGTCTTGGGGAGAGGCCGATCTCTTTCTGGCCGCCCGCAAGCTCCTCTTCGGAGCGGCGGAAAAGCCCTGGGCGGAATGGCTTCCCGGGCATCTGGCGGATTGGGGAGGGGTAGCGCCTCCGTTACCCTGGCGCGGCTTCGCCTTCGGCCCCGATCCCCTGGGGGCGGCCTCATCGCGGGGTACGGGCGGCGCGCAGGGGTCGGGCGGGGGCTCGCTCGGGAAAGCCTCTTCCGGGGGATCCGCGGGTAAATCCCCGCCCGCATGCGGATGGTTCGCATCGATAGCGGAGGCTGCATTCCAGCATAGGCTGGCCGCGGAAATCATCCCGGCGGGCTCCTCGGCCTTGCCCGGCTTTTTCGCCAAACGCTTGCAGGCGTTGCTGGACGCCTGGTCCGTGCCCCCGGAGGCCCGCGCGGCCACCGCTACGGCACGGGAATTCCTCGCGGGCCGCATCCTCTCCCGTTATTGGCAGGAGGCCTTCGGGGCCGATGCTTTGGCGCGCGCGGAAAAGGATTTGCCGCCGCCGCGTCCTCCCGTCCTCGCCAAGGCGGGCTCGCAGGTGAAGTCATTGGCGGCCTTGGGGCAGGCCGTGCATAAGGGCGGCGGTAGCAACGGATGGGCGGGGGCCGCGCTGGTCCTGGGCGCGGGATTCGTTTCGCGTGAATGCTTTACCGCCTGGTTCCGCGTTTTCACCCAACCATCGGCGGAAGCCAAGCAAGCCGTTGCCGATCTGCTGGCGCGGGCCTCCGCCCTTCCGGATTGGGACGCTTTGCTTGTCTCCCCATTCGCAGCGGCCCGGTTCGCCGAGGCGTGGGCTTCCGCCTTGCCGGGAGCCGATCCGATCTCGGCCCGGGATCGGCCGCCTGCATCCGCCGGGGCCGTTGCCCTTGCCGAAGCGGAAGCCGCCCGGGACCGTGCCGAGGCCGTCCGTAAAGGCGCCAAGGCCTTGCGCGACCGCATCTGCGCGCGCCTCGCGGGCCTGGGGCAAAGCGTGGCGGGATTGCCTAAGGAACCGCGTGCCGCCTTGGATGCGCTGGATCAAAACCTGCCATGGCCGCGCAAGCTCGAAGCCCAGATGGAATTGGAAGCGATGCTCCTGCGCCAGAACGCGAAGGCGGGCCCGGCGAAAGCGGCGGCCGGCGGGACCGGTGCAAGCGGTCCGGAAGCGGCGGCGCAGGGCTTGGCGCGTCCCGATCAGATCCTGAAGAACCTGAGCGGCCGTTTCAAGAAATTGTAA